In Chryseobacterium shigense, the following proteins share a genomic window:
- a CDS encoding VOC family protein, producing the protein MASVNVYLTFHGNCKEAFDFYKSVFGGEYPYIGTFGEMPPMDGKEIPEADKDKIMHVSLPISKETVLMGSDTGGEWASHYKPGNNFAISINAESKEEADKLFSGLSAGGKVTMPMADTFWGAYFGMFTDKFDINWMVNYDDPAKMQQHP; encoded by the coding sequence ATGGCATCAGTAAACGTTTATTTAACATTTCATGGAAACTGCAAAGAAGCATTCGACTTTTATAAATCAGTTTTCGGAGGAGAATATCCTTACATCGGAACTTTTGGAGAAATGCCTCCTATGGATGGCAAAGAAATTCCTGAAGCAGATAAAGACAAGATTATGCACGTTTCCCTTCCCATTTCAAAAGAAACCGTTTTGATGGGAAGCGATACAGGAGGAGAATGGGCTTCCCACTACAAACCGGGAAACAACTTTGCAATTTCCATCAACGCAGAATCTAAAGAAGAAGCGGATAAATTATTCAGCGGTCTTTCTGCCGGCGGAAAAGTAACAATGCCTATGGCAGATACTTTCTGGGGAGCTTATTTCGGGATGTTTACCGATAAATTTGATATTAACTGGATGGTAAACTACGATGATCCTGCGAAAATGCAGCAGCATCCTTAA
- a CDS encoding DUF1569 domain-containing protein: protein MENVFDAKDAQNYIDRINKLVEDTHGLWGKMTVDQMLAHCSVSYEMVYEPEKHKKPGAIAKFILKTFVKPKVVGEKAYPRDSPTAPQFLIAGRKNFDEEKKRLIGFIQKTQQLGADAFDGKESFSFGKLNSQEWNNMFAKHLNHHLSQFGV, encoded by the coding sequence ATGGAAAATGTATTTGATGCAAAAGATGCTCAGAATTATATAGATAGGATTAATAAGCTGGTAGAAGATACCCACGGCTTATGGGGGAAAATGACGGTTGACCAGATGCTTGCCCATTGCAGCGTATCCTATGAAATGGTATATGAGCCTGAAAAGCATAAAAAACCGGGTGCTATTGCAAAATTTATCCTGAAGACTTTTGTAAAACCTAAAGTAGTCGGAGAAAAAGCGTATCCAAGAGATTCTCCTACAGCTCCGCAATTTTTAATTGCAGGAAGAAAAAACTTTGATGAAGAGAAAAAAAGACTGATCGGGTTCATTCAGAAAACACAGCAATTGGGGGCAGATGCATTCGATGGCAAAGAATCTTTTTCTTTCGGTAAATTAAATTCACAGGAATGGAATAATATGTTTGCAAAACACCTTAACCATCACCTGTCACAATTCGGCGTTTAA
- a CDS encoding SRPBCC family protein, which translates to MKILKRIILVLASILILWMVVAAFISGDCVYEKSITINAPVEKVWQHTNTLKAMDQWSPWNDIDPAMKKDWTGTTGQPGEKMCWDSEKDKAGKGCQEVKKVDAAGKRIDTDIKFLTPYESEAHAYVKIVPEGNGSKATWGFTSEIPYPFTVMKLFMNMEDAIGKDYQKGLSGLKELSEKP; encoded by the coding sequence ATGAAAATATTAAAAAGAATTATCCTTGTCCTGGCTTCCATCCTGATTTTATGGATGGTGGTGGCTGCCTTTATTTCAGGAGACTGTGTCTATGAAAAATCAATAACCATCAATGCACCCGTTGAAAAAGTATGGCAGCATACCAATACTTTGAAAGCAATGGACCAATGGAGCCCATGGAACGACATCGATCCTGCCATGAAGAAAGACTGGACCGGAACTACAGGTCAGCCTGGTGAAAAAATGTGCTGGGACAGTGAAAAAGATAAAGCTGGAAAAGGCTGCCAGGAAGTGAAAAAAGTAGATGCTGCAGGTAAAAGAATTGATACGGATATCAAATTTTTAACACCTTATGAAAGTGAAGCCCATGCTTATGTGAAAATTGTCCCTGAAGGAAATGGAAGCAAAGCCACCTGGGGATTTACATCAGAAATACCTTATCCTTTTACGGTAATGAAACTATTTATGAATATGGAAGATGCTATTGGAAAAGATTACCAGAAAGGACTTTCCGGATTAAAAGAATTATCTGAAAAACCCTGA
- a CDS encoding VOC family protein, whose product MRLGVFSISLSVKDLQKSKDFYEKLGFSAMGGNMEHNYLIMKNGSTLIGLFQAMFDGNMLTFNPGWDENARNLESFDDVRDIQKHLKENGIELEKSADETTSGPEHIFLKDPDGNMILIDQHR is encoded by the coding sequence ATGAGATTAGGAGTATTCTCAATCAGTTTGAGCGTAAAAGACCTTCAGAAGTCTAAAGATTTTTATGAAAAACTCGGTTTTAGCGCTATGGGCGGAAATATGGAACATAATTACCTGATCATGAAGAACGGAAGTACTTTGATCGGTCTGTTTCAGGCTATGTTTGATGGAAACATGCTTACCTTCAATCCGGGATGGGATGAAAATGCCCGGAATCTGGAATCTTTTGACGATGTACGTGATATCCAGAAACATTTAAAAGAAAATGGAATTGAACTGGAAAAATCAGCAGACGAAACCACTTCAGGACCTGAACATATTTTCCTGAAAGATCCGGACGGAAATATGATTTTAATTGACCAACACAGATAA